In a genomic window of Pseudomonas oryzihabitans:
- the cobM gene encoding precorrin-4 C(11)-methyltransferase → MTVHFIGAGPGDPDLITVKGQRLIRQCPVILYAGSLVPPAVLEGHSAETVIDTAHLDLDAIVGHLAAAHARGKDVARVHSGDPSLYGAIGEQIRRLQALGIPYEIVPGVTATAACAALLGCELTLPGVSQTVILTRYASRTVMPEGEALADLARHRATLAIHLGVGQLERIVADLLPHYGPACPVAIVHRASWPDQDSVQGTLADIVERARDKDFRRTALILVGEVLAPGDFSDSKLYRQGPG, encoded by the coding sequence ATGACCGTCCACTTCATCGGCGCCGGCCCTGGCGATCCCGACCTCATCACCGTCAAGGGCCAGCGACTGATCCGTCAGTGCCCGGTGATCCTCTATGCCGGCTCCCTGGTGCCGCCAGCGGTGTTGGAAGGCCATAGCGCCGAGACGGTGATCGACACCGCCCACCTGGATCTCGACGCCATCGTCGGCCACCTGGCCGCCGCCCATGCCCGCGGCAAAGACGTGGCACGAGTGCACTCCGGCGATCCCTCACTGTACGGCGCCATCGGCGAGCAGATCCGCCGCCTGCAGGCGCTGGGCATTCCCTACGAGATCGTCCCCGGCGTGACCGCCACCGCCGCCTGCGCCGCCCTGCTCGGCTGCGAGCTGACCCTGCCCGGTGTCAGCCAGACGGTGATCCTGACCCGCTATGCCAGCCGCACCGTCATGCCGGAGGGCGAAGCGCTGGCTGATCTGGCCCGGCACCGCGCCACCCTGGCCATCCACCTGGGCGTGGGCCAGTTGGAGCGCATCGTCGCCGACCTGCTACCGCACTACGGTCCCGCCTGCCCGGTGGCCATCGTCCACCGCGCCAGTTGGCCGGACCAGGACAGTGTCCAGGGCACCCTGGCCGACATCGTCGAACGGGCCCGCGACAAGGACTTCCGCCGCACCGCGCTGATCCTGGTCGGCGAGGTGCTGGCGCCAGGGGATTTCAGCGATTCCAAGCTTTATCGGCAGGGGCCGGGCTAA
- a CDS encoding DUF3100 domain-containing protein, whose amino-acid sequence MSANPTLAVGQDRAVSDTVKLYVWAAVVLLIAELIGAISIPLGPGKVVLLPMIWALLLGAAVGLASKHLPQGLAIGRAAQVRSAAILQYALLIFIAKLGLVVGGSLPTVIAAGWALAFQELGHFVGTILLGLPVALLLGIKREAIGATFSVGREPSLAIIGERYGMDSPEGRGVLAEYLTGTLIGAVFMAIVAGFIASLNIFHPYSLAMGSGIGSGSIMAAAAGAVAAQQTPEVAKQVMALAAAANLITTTLGTYFTLFISLPLAVWGYRVLEPRIGRTTKASFTQSAVDQTVVDEPVELGWSGRLSAWLAAAGLALLSTFVATKALPAAAFTAAALLIAAAFVGELLCQLFRRKVPAVCWVSLVAMFLTSPWCPWAPQITAASNTVGVLAVITPMLAFAGLSIAKDIPAFRRLGWRIVVVSLTASFGTFIGAVFIAELFH is encoded by the coding sequence ATGTCTGGGCGGCGGTGGTACTGCTGATCGCCGAGCTGATTGGCGCCATCAGCATTCCGCTGGGGCCGGGCAAGGTGGTCCTGCTGCCGATGATCTGGGCGCTGCTGCTGGGAGCCGCCGTCGGTCTGGCCAGCAAGCATCTGCCCCAGGGCCTGGCCATCGGGCGCGCTGCCCAGGTGCGCTCGGCGGCCATCCTGCAATACGCCCTGCTGATCTTCATCGCCAAGCTCGGCCTGGTGGTGGGGGGCTCGCTGCCCACGGTGATCGCCGCGGGCTGGGCGCTGGCCTTCCAGGAGCTGGGCCATTTCGTCGGCACCATCCTGCTCGGCCTGCCGGTGGCGCTGCTGCTGGGCATCAAGCGTGAGGCCATCGGTGCCACCTTCTCAGTGGGCCGCGAGCCGAGCCTGGCGATCATCGGCGAACGATATGGCATGGATTCCCCGGAAGGCCGCGGCGTGCTCGCCGAATACCTCACCGGCACCCTGATCGGCGCGGTGTTCATGGCCATCGTGGCCGGCTTCATCGCCAGCCTCAACATCTTCCATCCCTATTCCCTGGCCATGGGCTCCGGCATCGGCTCGGGCAGCATCATGGCCGCCGCGGCCGGTGCAGTGGCCGCCCAGCAGACGCCCGAAGTGGCCAAGCAGGTCATGGCGCTGGCCGCGGCGGCCAACCTGATCACCACCACCCTGGGCACCTACTTCACCCTGTTCATCTCCTTGCCGCTGGCGGTCTGGGGCTATCGGGTGCTGGAGCCGCGCATCGGTCGCACCACCAAGGCCTCCTTTACGCAGAGCGCGGTGGACCAGACGGTGGTGGACGAGCCGGTGGAACTGGGTTGGTCGGGCCGCCTGAGCGCATGGCTGGCCGCCGCCGGCCTGGCCCTGCTCAGTACCTTCGTCGCCACCAAGGCGCTGCCGGCTGCCGCCTTCACCGCCGCAGCACTGCTGATCGCCGCGGCCTTCGTCGGCGAACTGCTCTGCCAGCTGTTCCGCCGCAAGGTGCCGGCGGTGTGCTGGGTATCGCTGGTGGCCATGTTCCTCACCTCGCCCTGGTGCCCCTGGGCGCCGCAGATCACCGCCGCCTCCAACACCGTCGGCGTGCTGGCGGTGATCACCCCGATGCTGGCCTTCGCCGGTCTGTCCATCGCCAAGGACATCCCCGCTTTCCGCCGCCTCGGCTGGCGCATCGTGGTGGTGTCCCTGACCGCCAGCTTCGGCACCTTCATCGGCGCGGTGTTCATCGCCGAGCTGTTCCACTGA
- the deoC gene encoding deoxyribose-phosphate aldolase, with amino-acid sequence MQPDAPSLAAHIDHTLLAADASRARIAQLCAEAMTHGFYSVCVNSAQVPYAAAQLAGSPVKVCAVVGFPLGAGLSAAKAFEAERAIAAGAGEIDMVLNIGWLKDGLLDEVSADIAAVLAACGTVPLKVILETGLLDETQKRQACRICRDLGVAFVKTSTGFGHGGATLEDVRLMREEVGPEMGVKASGGVRDRATALAMLAAGATRLGTSSGVAIVSGGEGGAGY; translated from the coding sequence ATGCAGCCCGATGCCCCTTCGCTCGCAGCCCATATCGATCACACCCTGCTCGCCGCCGACGCCAGTCGCGCGCGTATCGCCCAGCTGTGCGCGGAGGCCATGACCCACGGCTTCTATTCGGTGTGCGTGAATTCAGCTCAGGTCCCCTATGCGGCGGCGCAACTGGCTGGCAGCCCGGTCAAGGTCTGCGCGGTGGTGGGCTTTCCGCTGGGCGCCGGCTTGAGCGCGGCCAAGGCCTTCGAGGCCGAGCGCGCCATCGCCGCTGGAGCGGGGGAGATCGACATGGTGCTCAACATCGGCTGGCTCAAGGATGGGCTGCTGGACGAGGTGTCCGCCGACATCGCCGCGGTGTTGGCCGCCTGCGGCACGGTGCCGCTCAAGGTGATCCTGGAGACCGGCCTGCTCGACGAGACCCAGAAGCGCCAGGCCTGCCGGATCTGTCGTGACCTTGGGGTGGCCTTCGTCAAGACCTCCACCGGATTCGGCCACGGCGGCGCGACCCTGGAGGACGTCCGGCTGATGCGCGAAGAGGTGGGCCCGGAGATGGGCGTCAAGGCCTCCGGCGGGGTCCGCGACCGCGCCACCGCCCTGGCCATGCTGGCGGCCGGCGCGACTCGGTTGGGGACCAGTTCGGGGGTGGCCATCGTCAGTGGTGGCGAGGGTGGAGCGGGGTATTGA